CTAATGAAGGCGCGGCAGTGGGACTTGGCATGGGATACCATCTGGCGACGGGGAAAATTCCGCTGGTCTACATGCAAAATTCAGGACTTGGCAACTCCATCAATCCCTTGCTCTCGTTAACCGACCGGGAAGTCTATTCCATTCCCCTTCTTCTACTGGTGGGCTGGCGCGGCGAGCCGGGCGTGAAGGACGAACCGCAACATGTCAAGCAGGGCAAGGTCATGTTGCCTTTGATGGATGCGATGGAACTGCCCTGCGCTGTGATGGGACCCGATTCCGACGCAGAGGCGATTCTTCGCAAGGCGGGCGAGCATTTCAAGGCGCATTCGAGTCCCTATGCGATCCTCGTTCAGAAGGGGAGTTTTGAAACGCATAAACTCAAAAATGCCGTCGAGACTGATTTTCCGATGAACCGCGAGCAGGCCATCGAACGCCTGCTACGCTGGATGGCTCCGGAGGATGTGGTTGTTTCCACCACGGGGATGACATCGCGCGAGGTGTTCGAGATACGCGAAGCCGAAGGACAGGGACACGCAAAAGATTTTCTGACCGTCGGCGGCATGGGGCACGCCTCGCAGATCGCTCTGGGAGTCGCCATGCAAAAGCCGGGTCGCCGGGTCTATTGCATCGATGGCGACGGCGCGGCGCTGATGCATCTGGGATCGCTGGCGATCAACGGGCTGTCGCAATGCGACAACTTCAAGCACGTGCTCATCAACAACGGCGCCCACGATTCCGTAGGCGGGCAACCCACTGCCGGATTTGATGTCGACTTCGGAGCCGTCGCCCGCGCCCTTGGTTATGCCACGGTTCTACGCGAGAATGATCCTGAACGATTGGCCGACGCGCTCGACGCGCTTAAGAATGGAGCCGGACCCGGCATCCTCGAAATCCGCGTCAACAAAGGCGCGCGCAAGGATCTGGGCCGCCCCACCACCACGCCGACGCAGAACAAGACCGCGTTCATGCAATTTCTTTCCTGACCTCATGGCTAACAAGGAACACAATCGTTTTTTGTATTATTGGGTCGCCCGTCCGATATGGATCGCGATCGGTCGCCTGCTTTACAAGAGCGCCGCCTGGCAGCACATTCGCCGCAATTGTTTTAATTTCCCGGGAAAGAACGTACATGTTGAAATCAAGAAAATTTCAAAAATACTCTTTCATCTGAACGCTGCCTATTACGAGTATTTTGAGTTTCGCAAACGGCACCTCTCGCAACGGGAATGGCAAAAGGCCCATTGGGACGATTACGGCGAAACCGGATACAAAATGCTGGACGAGCCACGACTCGGCGATGATTTTTTAACAATGATGGATGATATGGCGAGACGGACCGAACGCGTTATCGAAATCGGTTGCGGCGGCTTTGGGAGAACGCGCGAGCTTGCCAAGCGGTATGCGGAAAAAGAATTTTTTGGTTTTGACATTTCGGAGGTAGCGCAGGATATCTATGACAAGGAAGTGAAAACCTTATATCCCAACATCCGTTTCCAGAAAGGCGATATCTTTGATCATATTCAGGAACTGGAGACCTCGCCGTTTTTCTATACTTACCTAACGCTGATGCATTTTGACGAAGCCGGGCTTAACGATTTTTTTGCAAAACTGGCAGGGATAGAAAAACCCGTTCGAGGCATCGTGCGCGAACCAACCCCGAAAGAAGGCCTGAGCAAAAACTACAAGAGCCGCGACTACAAGCATAATTACCCGGTGTATTTCGAAAAATATGGATTCATGCTCATCGACTCCTCCCTCTCTGAAAACGGAGAAACCGGAACTTTCTATTTCGTTACTAAGTCCGACTCTTAATCAAGCGGATAATCAGAAGCGTCGCCCTTGCGAGCGGATACGAAGCGGGCAACTTATCTTTGATAATAAAAGTCAGGTTTGCTTGACTTTGAAAGCATCGTCGTCGACATGTTGAGCGCCGCGAATGGAACGAACCAGAGCAGCGCGTTCGGGATTGTTGATAGCGACCAGGCCGTTAAGATAGATGTTCTGCTTGTTGACCCAGCCCTGAAATTCATCCGAACTTGAAAAACCATCCGTTTGAATCAATGAATTTCGGAACAGCATGTCGCGGATGCCGCGGTTCGGGTCCCACCACAAATTATTTTTCACCACATGCCGGTAGTTGGGCGTGCCCGGTAAGGGATTGAGAATGGAAATCGTATAACTGTCCGCGCCCGAGTGTGAAGCAAATTCAATGGTACGTTCCATTTCCTCGCGCGTTTCTCCAGGGAAGCCGACGATCCAGAAAGTATGCACCAGTAATCCCGCACCCTTGGCGTTTTCAATCGCGGGTTGAATTTCTTCCAGCAAGAGGTTTTTCTTGATCACGTCGTCCATGATACGTTGAACGCCCGTTTCGCAAGCGAGAGTGATTTGATAACACCCGGCTTCTTTCATTCTGCGAAACATGGACGGTTGTTTTTTCAGATGGTAATTGACCTTGGTGCCGTTCGGAGTACACCAGGGAATTTCCAGCGGTTCGATCAAATCGCATAATTCCATTAAATGAGGTCGATTGGCCGTCAGCGTATCATCTTCAAA
This window of the Candidatus Nitrohelix vancouverensis genome carries:
- the aepY gene encoding phosphonopyruvate decarboxylase, whose translation is MIDNKGFYDLLLEQKIDFFTGVPDSLLKDFCAWLTDNADSKSHIITANEGAAVGLGMGYHLATGKIPLVYMQNSGLGNSINPLLSLTDREVYSIPLLLLVGWRGEPGVKDEPQHVKQGKVMLPLMDAMELPCAVMGPDSDAEAILRKAGEHFKAHSSPYAILVQKGSFETHKLKNAVETDFPMNREQAIERLLRWMAPEDVVVSTTGMTSREVFEIREAEGQGHAKDFLTVGGMGHASQIALGVAMQKPGRRVYCIDGDGAALMHLGSLAINGLSQCDNFKHVLINNGAHDSVGGQPTAGFDVDFGAVARALGYATVLRENDPERLADALDALKNGAGPGILEIRVNKGARKDLGRPTTTPTQNKTAFMQFLS
- a CDS encoding class I SAM-dependent methyltransferase is translated as MANKEHNRFLYYWVARPIWIAIGRLLYKSAAWQHIRRNCFNFPGKNVHVEIKKISKILFHLNAAYYEYFEFRKRHLSQREWQKAHWDDYGETGYKMLDEPRLGDDFLTMMDDMARRTERVIEIGCGGFGRTRELAKRYAEKEFFGFDISEVAQDIYDKEVKTLYPNIRFQKGDIFDHIQELETSPFFYTYLTLMHFDEAGLNDFFAKLAGIEKPVRGIVREPTPKEGLSKNYKSRDYKHNYPVYFEKYGFMLIDSSLSENGETGTFYFVTKSDS